The following are encoded together in the Phenylobacterium sp. NIBR 498073 genome:
- a CDS encoding penicillin acylase family protein, producing MNKLLVSTAAWVLAAGIASSAGAATYEAQIVRTKYGIPHVTAKTFGGLGYGQAYAFAQDNLCLLADKVATVNGERTKHFGADATNVVAFTDIKNLESDFFFRSNIDVPALRAKLDKGPADYRDLVYGYVAGFNRYLADTPTDKRPADCRDGAWVRPITVDDMVRLNEERMIQASGGAWLRQTNAAAPPAAAAPAKAAANVGLPNMAEQIGLGSNGWAFGRDVTTNKSGLLLGNPHFPWETTNRFYEVHLTIPGKFDAMGVTIAGAPGLSIGFNKDVAWTHTVSTDRHFTLFELALDPTDPTAYLVDGKRHAMDRNAVTVDTPAGPQTRTYFTTLYGPVVVMPQAGLAWTSKTAYALRDANKGNSASAGTWLDIARSRSVGEIRDTITKSLGIPWVNTIAADRHGDALYADITATPDVSADKLKTCAPSPAAAKLAAASRVYVLDGSRAACDWGAPGLMAGATMPSMIRQDYVANSNDSYWLTNAKAPMAAVSPIVGLTDIPQNLRTRSGIVEIDARLAGTDGLTGKGFDQAAVKTMLFWNKNHAAELFLDDTLKACGTGGAVALADGKSVDLSQACAILAKWDRRMDNDSVGALLWMEYWRQAQKIADLYVTPFDAADPVHTPRGLKTDPDTVAELRQALAGAVELMAKQNIALDAPYGAHHFAIRGEHKIPVHGGEGSDGVLNAQQAHFNAKAGGYVPYHGSSYIQVVTFDDKGPVADAVLSYSQSTDQASPHFADQTWLYSKKGWHRLPFHPADIAADEPSAPLVLKGK from the coding sequence CTGGCCGACAAGGTCGCCACCGTGAACGGCGAGCGGACCAAGCACTTCGGCGCGGACGCGACCAACGTCGTCGCCTTCACCGACATCAAGAACCTCGAGAGCGACTTCTTCTTCCGCTCGAACATCGACGTTCCGGCCCTGCGCGCCAAGCTCGACAAGGGACCGGCTGACTATCGCGACCTGGTCTACGGCTATGTCGCCGGCTTCAACCGCTACCTGGCCGACACGCCGACGGACAAGCGCCCGGCCGATTGCCGCGACGGCGCCTGGGTGCGGCCGATCACCGTCGACGACATGGTGCGCCTGAACGAGGAGCGCATGATCCAGGCCAGCGGCGGGGCTTGGCTGCGCCAGACCAACGCGGCCGCGCCGCCCGCCGCGGCCGCCCCGGCCAAGGCCGCCGCCAATGTCGGCCTGCCGAACATGGCCGAGCAGATCGGCCTCGGCTCCAACGGCTGGGCGTTCGGCCGCGACGTGACCACCAACAAGTCCGGCCTGCTGCTCGGCAACCCGCACTTCCCGTGGGAGACCACCAACCGCTTCTACGAGGTCCACCTGACGATCCCGGGCAAGTTCGACGCCATGGGCGTGACCATCGCCGGCGCCCCGGGCCTGTCGATCGGCTTCAACAAGGACGTGGCCTGGACCCACACCGTCTCCACCGACCGCCACTTCACCCTGTTCGAGCTGGCGCTCGATCCGACCGACCCGACCGCCTACCTCGTCGACGGCAAGCGCCACGCGATGGACCGCAATGCGGTGACGGTCGACACCCCGGCCGGGCCCCAGACCCGCACCTACTTCACCACGCTCTACGGCCCGGTGGTGGTCATGCCGCAGGCGGGCCTCGCCTGGACGAGCAAGACCGCCTACGCGCTGCGCGACGCCAACAAGGGCAACAGCGCCTCGGCCGGCACCTGGCTGGACATCGCCCGCTCCCGTTCGGTGGGTGAAATCCGCGACACCATCACCAAGTCGCTGGGCATCCCCTGGGTCAACACCATCGCCGCCGACCGCCATGGCGATGCGCTCTACGCCGACATCACCGCCACGCCCGACGTCTCGGCCGACAAGCTGAAGACCTGCGCGCCCAGCCCCGCCGCCGCCAAGCTGGCCGCCGCCTCGCGCGTCTACGTGCTGGACGGCTCGCGCGCCGCCTGCGACTGGGGCGCGCCCGGACTGATGGCGGGGGCGACCATGCCCTCGATGATCCGCCAGGACTACGTCGCCAACAGCAACGACAGCTACTGGCTGACCAACGCTAAGGCCCCGATGGCGGCGGTCTCGCCGATCGTCGGCCTCACCGACATCCCGCAGAACCTGCGCACCCGCTCTGGCATCGTCGAGATCGACGCCCGGCTGGCCGGAACCGACGGCCTCACCGGCAAGGGCTTCGACCAGGCGGCGGTGAAGACCATGCTGTTCTGGAACAAGAACCACGCCGCCGAACTCTTCCTCGACGACACGCTCAAGGCCTGCGGGACTGGCGGCGCGGTCGCCCTCGCCGACGGCAAGAGCGTCGACCTCTCCCAAGCCTGCGCGATCCTCGCCAAATGGGACCGCCGGATGGACAACGACAGCGTCGGCGCCTTGCTGTGGATGGAGTACTGGCGCCAGGCCCAGAAGATCGCCGACCTCTATGTCACGCCGTTCGACGCGGCCGATCCGGTGCACACCCCACGCGGCCTGAAGACTGATCCGGACACCGTCGCCGAGCTGCGCCAGGCGCTGGCCGGCGCCGTGGAGCTCATGGCCAAGCAGAACATCGCCCTGGACGCCCCCTACGGCGCCCATCACTTCGCGATCCGCGGCGAACACAAGATCCCCGTCCACGGCGGCGAAGGCTCTGACGGGGTGCTGAACGCCCAGCAGGCGCACTTCAACGCCAAGGCCGGCGGCTACGTGCCCTATCACGGCTCCAGCTACATCCAGGTCGTGACCTTCGACGACAAGGGCCCGGTGGCCGACGCGGTGCTGTCCTATTCGCAGTCCACCGACCAGGCCTCGCCGCACTTCGCCGACCAGACCTGGCTGTATTCGAAGAAGGGCTGGCACCGTCTGCCCTTCCATCCCGCCGACATCGCCGCCGACGAACCCAGCGCCCCGCTGGTGCTCAAGGGCAAATAG
- the parE gene encoding DNA topoisomerase IV subunit B, with protein MSQASTPQASLFDDALNPAPAAPLAQSHEPRPDPAVLTEKPASGYSAKDIEVLEGLEPVRKRPGMYIGGTDERALHHLFAEVLDNAMDEAVAGHAKVIEVKLDADGVLSVKDDGRGIPVDPHPKHPGKSALEVIMTVLHSGGKFSGKAYETSGGLHGVGVSVVNALSERVDVTAWKDGFEWRQSFSRGKPLASIEKLGATRKKGTAIAFLPDEQIFGEGCAFKPARLYRMARSKAYLFGGVEIRWSCDPSRIHDQTPAEAVFRFPNGLADFLAERVKDIETVTPEPFAGRYERPGETGKVEWAVTWTPAGFGEADSFMQSYCNTVPTPEGGTHEAGFRAALTRGLKQYAELTGEKRGGLITAEDVVAQAGSLVSVFIANPEFQGQTKEKLSSSDAQRLVENALRDPFDHWLTAQPKSASLLLQFVIDRAEERLKRRRDRDVQRASATRKLRLPGKLADCSGQATDGTEIFLVEGDSAGGSAKQARNRKTQAILPLRGKILNVASASVDKLVANKELSDLLLALGVQPGKKFKEEDLRYERVVIMTDADVDGAHIASLLITFFYRTMPELIRAGRLYLALPPLYRMSHGGKTIYARDDAHREELLATEYKGKKPEIGRFKGLGEMMPGQLKETTMDPATRTMARVTLPRAEETVEDLVEALMGRKPELRFRFIQENAEFAADDLDV; from the coding sequence ATGTCCCAGGCCTCTACTCCCCAAGCTTCCCTCTTCGACGACGCGCTCAATCCCGCGCCGGCCGCGCCGCTGGCGCAGAGCCATGAGCCGCGCCCCGATCCGGCGGTGCTGACCGAGAAGCCGGCCAGCGGCTACTCGGCCAAGGACATCGAGGTCCTCGAGGGGCTGGAGCCGGTGCGCAAGCGCCCCGGCATGTACATTGGCGGCACCGACGAGCGGGCGCTGCACCACCTGTTCGCCGAAGTGCTCGACAACGCCATGGACGAGGCCGTCGCCGGCCACGCCAAGGTCATCGAGGTCAAGCTGGACGCCGACGGCGTGCTGAGCGTCAAGGACGATGGGCGCGGCATCCCCGTCGACCCGCACCCCAAGCATCCAGGCAAGTCGGCGCTGGAAGTCATCATGACCGTCCTGCACTCGGGCGGTAAATTCTCGGGCAAGGCCTACGAGACCTCCGGCGGTCTGCACGGGGTCGGCGTCTCGGTCGTCAACGCGCTGTCCGAGCGCGTTGACGTCACCGCCTGGAAGGACGGCTTCGAGTGGCGCCAGTCGTTCAGCCGCGGCAAGCCGCTGGCCTCGATCGAAAAGCTCGGCGCGACCCGCAAGAAGGGCACGGCCATCGCCTTCCTGCCCGACGAGCAGATCTTCGGCGAGGGCTGCGCCTTCAAGCCTGCGCGTCTCTATCGGATGGCCCGGTCCAAGGCCTACCTGTTCGGCGGCGTCGAGATCCGCTGGAGCTGCGATCCCTCGCGCATCCACGACCAGACCCCGGCCGAGGCGGTGTTCCGCTTCCCCAACGGCCTGGCCGACTTCCTGGCCGAGCGGGTCAAGGACATCGAGACCGTCACCCCCGAGCCCTTCGCGGGCCGCTACGAACGCCCGGGCGAAACCGGCAAGGTCGAGTGGGCCGTCACCTGGACGCCGGCCGGCTTCGGCGAGGCCGACAGCTTCATGCAGTCCTACTGCAACACCGTGCCGACCCCCGAAGGCGGCACGCACGAGGCTGGTTTCCGCGCCGCCCTGACCCGCGGCCTGAAGCAGTACGCCGAACTGACCGGCGAAAAGCGCGGCGGCCTGATCACCGCCGAAGACGTCGTCGCCCAAGCCGGCTCCCTGGTCAGCGTGTTCATCGCCAACCCCGAATTCCAGGGCCAGACCAAGGAAAAGCTCTCTTCGTCGGACGCCCAGCGCCTGGTCGAGAACGCCCTGCGCGACCCGTTCGACCACTGGCTGACAGCCCAGCCGAAGTCCGCCAGCCTGCTGCTGCAGTTCGTCATCGACCGGGCCGAGGAGCGCCTAAAGCGCCGCCGCGACCGCGACGTCCAGCGCGCCTCGGCGACCCGCAAGCTGCGCCTGCCGGGCAAGCTGGCCGACTGTTCGGGCCAGGCCACCGACGGCACCGAGATCTTCCTGGTCGAAGGCGACTCCGCCGGCGGCTCGGCCAAGCAGGCCCGCAACCGCAAGACCCAGGCGATCCTGCCCCTGCGCGGCAAGATCCTGAACGTCGCGTCGGCCTCGGTCGACAAGTTGGTCGCCAACAAGGAACTTTCCGACCTGCTGCTCGCCCTCGGCGTCCAGCCGGGAAAGAAGTTCAAGGAAGAGGACCTGCGCTACGAGCGCGTGGTGATCATGACGGACGCCGACGTCGACGGCGCCCACATCGCATCGCTGCTGATCACCTTCTTCTATCGGACCATGCCGGAGCTGATCCGCGCCGGCCGGCTCTACCTCGCCCTGCCCCCGCTCTACCGCATGAGCCACGGGGGCAAGACCATCTACGCCCGCGACGACGCGCACCGCGAGGAACTGCTGGCCACTGAATACAAGGGCAAGAAGCCTGAGATCGGCCGCTTCAAGGGCCTCGGCGAGATGATGCCCGGCCAGCTGAAGGAAACCACCATGGATCCGGCCACCCGGACCATGGCGCGCGTCACCCTGCCCCGCGCCGAGGAGACCGTCGAGGATCTGGTCGAGGCGCTGATGGGCCGCAAGCCCGAGTTGCGCTTCCGCTTCATCCAGGAAAACGCCGAGTTCGCCGCAGACGACCTCGACGTGTAG
- a CDS encoding acyltransferase produces MPVTNPHAHRPHLPGVEALRGYAAFAIVIFHVIHLTQAAVPQSLEFMKWFFGYGVPLFFVVSAFSLAYGYAGKLSTGPQINEFYLRRLFRIAPLYYLAILTQLGIIAYLGGEQPSWRSLLLCIGFLFNLSPTMVDGIAPASWSVGVEMLFYAIFPLVLALASTLPRAILLTAAFSALAVAYGIAVNKLKLNPSFITHGLTFNLPYFGFGLVAYQLLLKTPARWGAPASFAGLGLIVAAWASAPIFANPGAGAVTNILYMLAWGAPFGVLSLGMALAPPAVLSNRVTQFLGKISFGVYLGHPHVIFLLDRIGVYARIRELPGGSGVTFPLAVLATCAVVIPIAWALFRYVEAPGIALGRRLVGRLASLRTSQTIAA; encoded by the coding sequence TTGCCTGTCACGAACCCGCACGCCCATCGCCCGCATCTGCCGGGCGTCGAAGCCCTGCGAGGCTACGCCGCGTTCGCGATCGTGATCTTCCACGTGATCCACCTGACCCAGGCGGCGGTGCCGCAGAGCCTGGAGTTCATGAAGTGGTTCTTCGGCTACGGCGTCCCGCTGTTCTTCGTCGTCAGCGCCTTCAGCCTGGCCTACGGCTATGCGGGAAAGCTCTCGACCGGTCCGCAGATCAACGAGTTCTATCTGCGCCGCCTGTTCCGCATCGCGCCGCTCTACTACCTGGCCATCCTGACCCAGCTGGGGATCATCGCCTATCTCGGCGGCGAGCAGCCTTCCTGGCGCAGCCTGCTGCTCTGCATCGGCTTCCTGTTCAACCTCAGCCCGACCATGGTGGACGGCATCGCCCCGGCCTCCTGGTCGGTCGGCGTCGAAATGCTGTTCTACGCCATCTTTCCGCTGGTGCTTGCGCTGGCCTCGACCCTGCCGCGCGCCATCCTGCTCACCGCGGCGTTCAGCGCGCTGGCCGTCGCCTATGGGATCGCCGTCAACAAGCTCAAGCTGAATCCGTCCTTCATCACCCACGGCCTGACGTTCAACCTGCCCTATTTCGGCTTCGGGCTCGTCGCCTATCAACTGCTGCTCAAGACCCCCGCCCGCTGGGGCGCGCCGGCGAGCTTCGCCGGTCTTGGGCTGATCGTCGCGGCCTGGGCGAGCGCCCCGATCTTCGCAAACCCCGGCGCCGGCGCCGTGACCAATATCCTCTACATGCTGGCCTGGGGCGCCCCGTTCGGCGTGCTGAGCCTGGGGATGGCGCTGGCCCCGCCAGCCGTCCTGTCCAACCGCGTCACCCAGTTCCTCGGCAAAATCAGCTTCGGGGTCTATCTGGGCCACCCGCACGTCATCTTCCTGCTAGACCGGATCGGGGTCTACGCCCGCATCCGTGAGCTGCCGGGCGGTTCAGGGGTGACTTTCCCGCTGGCGGTCCTGGCCACCTGCGCCGTCGTCATTCCGATCGCCTGGGCGCTGTTCAGGTACGTGGAGGCGCCCGGCATCGCCCTCGGCCGCCGCCTCGTCGGGCGGCTTGCGTCCCTCCGGACGAGCCAGACGATCGCCGCCTGA
- a CDS encoding DEAD/DEAH box helicase — MTEFSELGLSPATLQAVADTGYTTATPIQAQAIPVALQGRDVLGIAQTGTGKTAAFTLPMIDRLAAGRSKARMPRSLVIAPTRELADQVAASFEKYAKGQKRTLSWALLIGGVSFGDQELKLDRGVDVLIATPGRLLDHFERGKLLLTGVQIMVVDEADRMLDMGFIPDIERIFKLTPAKKQTLFFSATMPPEITRLTKQFLNDPQRIEVARPATTAETITQHMIKLPTSDPKAKRTALRMLIERAKVDTGIVFCNRKSEVDIVAKSLKKHGFDAGAIHGDLDQATRMRTLESFRKGELKLLCASDVAARGLDIPAVGHVFNYDVPHHADDYVHRIGRTGRAGRTGEAYMIVTPADAKNIDKVLKLIGKTPQEVVLEGVDFASIKDERRASSRDRGGPRERGGRGERGSRDRARPIAPHGEVAAMEPLVAAPAADETESEAPKRRSRARAEAPAKAEPKAAPKAAPPAPVAAEPARRDRSRREPREDAVVGFGNDIPAFLLRAPPRATTTE, encoded by the coding sequence ATGACCGAATTTTCCGAACTGGGCCTGTCGCCCGCGACGCTCCAGGCTGTTGCCGACACAGGCTATACGACCGCCACCCCGATCCAGGCCCAGGCTATTCCTGTGGCCCTTCAGGGTCGCGACGTCCTCGGCATCGCCCAGACCGGCACCGGCAAGACCGCCGCCTTCACCCTACCGATGATCGATCGACTGGCCGCCGGCCGGTCCAAGGCGCGGATGCCGCGTTCGCTGGTCATCGCCCCGACGCGTGAGCTGGCCGACCAGGTCGCCGCCTCGTTCGAGAAGTACGCCAAGGGTCAGAAGCGCACGCTTTCGTGGGCCCTCCTCATCGGCGGCGTCTCGTTCGGCGATCAGGAGCTGAAGCTTGATCGCGGCGTCGACGTGCTGATCGCCACGCCCGGCCGCCTGCTCGACCACTTCGAACGCGGCAAGCTGCTGCTGACCGGCGTTCAGATCATGGTCGTCGACGAAGCCGACCGCATGCTCGACATGGGCTTCATCCCGGACATCGAGCGCATCTTCAAGCTGACCCCGGCCAAGAAGCAGACGCTGTTCTTCTCGGCGACCATGCCGCCGGAAATCACCCGGCTGACCAAGCAGTTCCTGAACGATCCGCAGCGGATCGAGGTGGCCCGCCCGGCGACGACGGCCGAGACGATCACCCAGCACATGATCAAGCTGCCGACCTCCGATCCGAAGGCCAAGCGCACCGCGCTGCGCATGCTGATCGAGCGGGCCAAGGTCGATACCGGCATCGTCTTCTGCAACCGCAAGTCCGAAGTCGACATCGTCGCCAAGTCTCTGAAGAAACACGGCTTCGACGCCGGCGCCATTCACGGGGACCTGGACCAGGCGACGCGCATGCGCACCCTGGAATCCTTCCGCAAGGGCGAGCTGAAGCTGCTCTGCGCGTCCGACGTCGCCGCCCGCGGCCTCGACATCCCGGCCGTCGGCCACGTCTTCAACTACGACGTCCCGCACCACGCCGACGACTATGTCCATCGCATCGGTCGGACCGGCCGCGCCGGCCGCACCGGCGAAGCGTACATGATCGTCACCCCCGCCGACGCGAAGAACATCGACAAGGTGCTGAAGCTGATCGGCAAGACCCCGCAAGAGGTCGTGCTCGAAGGCGTCGACTTCGCCTCGATCAAGGACGAGCGCCGCGCCAGCAGCCGCGACCGCGGCGGCCCGCGCGAGCGCGGCGGCCGTGGCGAGCGCGGATCCCGCGACCGCGCCCGTCCGATCGCGCCGCACGGTGAGGTCGCGGCCATGGAGCCGCTCGTCGCTGCGCCAGCCGCGGACGAGACCGAGAGCGAAGCCCCCAAGCGCCGCAGCCGCGCCCGCGCCGAGGCGCCGGCCAAGGCCGAGCCGAAGGCCGCCCCCAAGGCCGCTCCGCCCGCGCCGGTCGCGGCCGAGCCGGCCCGTCGCGACCGTTCCCGCCGCGAACCGCGCGAGGACGCCGTCGTCGGCTTCGGGAACGATATCCCCGCCTTCCTGCTGCGCGCCCCGCCCCGCGCGACGACGACGGAATAG
- a CDS encoding GGDEF domain-containing protein, which yields MSGDIETKLRGPGAYALARQTMDAMEAHKVWPTAVNFELWTHFIAAPDSALGREIARMLSTGEAFTDTVADELAATYLPKARLNDQIRDAGDALTKELDAVSRAIETAQKSSEAYGETLAGASRSLTTAGNAADLQATVETLVAATKRVQRENKSLERRLSESTDQVSKLREHLEQVRREATTDGLTNLANRKAFDEELERACADAGDQAQSLTLAVIDIDHFKSFNDTWGHQTGDQVIRYVASVIGRVGAPPRFAARYGGEEFALIFPRERADLATVVLEEIREEVSSRMLKRRSTNDDLGAITISIGLAELRPGESAHGLMERADSALYVSKRSGRNRVTSAEAVAAAA from the coding sequence ATGTCGGGCGACATCGAAACCAAGCTGCGGGGCCCGGGCGCATACGCCTTGGCCAGGCAGACCATGGACGCCATGGAGGCGCACAAGGTCTGGCCGACCGCGGTGAACTTCGAGCTCTGGACCCACTTCATCGCCGCGCCCGACAGCGCCCTGGGCCGGGAAATCGCCCGGATGCTCTCCACCGGCGAGGCGTTCACCGACACCGTCGCCGACGAACTGGCGGCCACCTACCTCCCGAAGGCCCGCCTCAACGACCAGATCCGCGACGCCGGCGACGCCCTCACCAAGGAACTCGACGCCGTCAGCCGCGCCATCGAGACCGCCCAGAAATCCAGCGAGGCCTATGGCGAGACCCTGGCCGGCGCCTCCCGCTCCCTGACCACCGCCGGCAACGCGGCCGACCTCCAGGCGACTGTCGAGACGCTGGTGGCCGCCACCAAGCGCGTACAGCGCGAGAACAAGTCCCTCGAGCGCCGCCTCAGCGAATCCACCGACCAGGTCTCCAAGCTGCGCGAGCATCTGGAGCAGGTGCGCCGTGAAGCGACCACTGACGGCCTGACCAATCTCGCCAATCGCAAGGCCTTCGACGAGGAACTCGAGCGCGCCTGCGCTGACGCTGGGGACCAGGCCCAGAGCCTGACCCTGGCGGTCATCGACATCGACCACTTCAAGTCGTTCAACGACACCTGGGGCCACCAGACCGGCGACCAGGTCATCCGCTACGTCGCCAGCGTTATCGGCCGCGTCGGCGCCCCGCCCCGCTTCGCCGCCCGCTACGGCGGCGAGGAGTTCGCGCTGATCTTCCCGCGCGAGCGGGCCGATCTGGCCACTGTCGTCCTCGAGGAAATTCGCGAAGAGGTCTCCTCGCGGATGCTGAAGCGGCGCTCGACCAACGACGACCTCGGCGCGATCACCATATCCATCGGCCTGGCCGAACTGCGGCCCGGCGAGAGCGCCCACGGGCTCATGGAACGCGCCGACAGCGCCCTCTATGTCTCCAAGCGTTCCGGCCGCAACCGCGTGACCAGCGCCGAGGCCGTGGCCGCCGCGGCCTGA